In Sorghum bicolor cultivar BTx623 chromosome 10, Sorghum_bicolor_NCBIv3, whole genome shotgun sequence, one genomic interval encodes:
- the LOC8070751 gene encoding lysM domain-containing GPI-anchored protein 1 — MPTPATALLLFLAAAAAAFRGATAKTTIEPCAGADACPALLGYTLYADMKVSEVAALFGADPAAVLAANALDFASPGAANRILPKGTPLRVPTRCACADGVRKSVAVRYAARPSDTLGSIAEVVFAGLPSADQIRTANGLAAEDPDAPLSPGQKLVVPLPCVCFNSTDNNLPAVYLSYVVQVGDTVESIAASHTTTVTDISNVNAMGSPIVAPGDILAIPLPACASAFPNSASDYGLLVANGTYALTAGNCVECSCGPADLNLYCTPASLTASCSSMQCSNSSLILGNVTTQPTTGGCGVSSCNYAGYVNGTIATSLSSGLQPMCPGPHQFPPLTAVPTVANHGSYSPSPAPGPGDAGGAIPGGSGVSPSNGPAGNASQAPTINQPCRFLLIFILSLTLSLQMWIPV; from the exons ATGCCGACGCCGGCGACtgcgctgctgctgttcctcgcggcggcggcggcggcgttccgCGGCGCGACGGCGAAGACGACGATCGAGCCGTGCGCTGGCGCGGACGCGTGCCCGGCTCTGCTGGGCTACACGCTCTACGCGGACATGAAGGTGTCCGAGGTGGCGGCGCTCTTCGGCGCCGACCCGGCGGCGGTGCTGGCAGCCAACGCGCTCGACTTCGCCTCTCCGGGCGCCGCCAACCGCATCCTCCCCAAGGGGACGCCCCTCCGCGTGCCCACCCGCTGCGCCTGCGCCGACGGCGTCCGCAAGTCCGTCGCCGTCCGCTACGCCGCGCGGCCTTCCGACACGCTCGGCTCCATCGCCGAGGTCGTCTTCGCCGGCCTCCCCTCCGCCGACCAGATCCGCACCGCCAACGGGCTCGCCGCCGAGGACCCCGACGCGCCGCTCAGCCCGGGCCAGAAGCTCGTCGTCCCGCTCCCCTGCGTCTGCTTCAACTCCACCGACAACAACCTCCCCGCTGTCTACCTCTCCTATGTCGTGCAGGTCGGGGACACCGTGGAATCCATCGCCGCCAGCCATACAACCACCGTCACTGATATCAGCAATGTGAACGCAATGGGGAGCCCCATTGTCGCACCAGGCGACATCCTTGCCATACCATTGCCTG CTTGCGCCTCGGCATTTCCTAACTCTGCTTCGGACTATGGATTGCTTGTGGCAAATGGAACCTATGCACTGACTGCTGGGAACTGTGTGGAGTGCAGTTGCGGGCCAGCAGATCTCAA TTTGTATTGCACACCGGCTTCACTGACAGCATCATGTTCAAGTATGCAATGCTCTAATAGCAGCCTAATTCTTGGTAATGTGACCACACAACCCACCACTGGTGGCTGTGGTGTCTCGTCTTGCAACTATGCTGGCTATGTCAATGGAACCATCGCAACATC GCTATCCTCAGGTCTTCAACCCATGTGTCCAG GACCACATCAATTCCCCCCACTCACGGCGGTTCCAACTGTGGCAAACCATGGGTCTTATTCTCCATCACCTGCACCGGGACCTGGAGACGCTGGTGGTGCCATCCCAGGAGGTTCCGGCGTTTCACCTTCAAATGGGCCTGCTGGGAACGCCTCGCAAGCCCCTACGATAAATCAACCATGCCGTTTCCTCCTCATTTTCATTCTTTCTCTGACATTGTCCTTGCAGATGTGGATTCCTGTGTAG
- the LOC8070752 gene encoding uncharacterized protein LOC8070752, translating to MKTEIRVHPPPTHITSRESAVATVFSSACTRRDVRGHVSVMHRATRPVTRRKEKQQRTRYIPSRGKCYGHAYQLTAMWVRPVSDSVSWHWRFSAVAPRRRPPLAAAADASPSSSPRKSGEDAPPPAGGTPPAAAAGVTPCEQARKALCVRSPFDGEEAAGRDAWLPSRVARWAAVGDVRKNHKKSQPQQQQQPEPAPPLEQHPRVPAGCKGFWEQLEPYFREFTAEDFEELVTKHQFCPSQIDPYFVIPVVGSSKELGENSDLSHAFEADESPDLSSNLDKHNELDRSKEDIRDSLDDIGASVELVTQDESSKENCDQDMQEVIVQQEEQPVEIVLDQSRTNSNVLPGCREDLLPSLSWLLGARRRFVLTSERPNKKRKLLGADAGLEQLVLLPSPEGEAGSICDVCCMGESDMMSNRMLHCKNCEISVHQKCYGVRVVPDRFWFCVWCSRNIGMPRRLTRSDACRTVPMPCVLCPKEKGALKPFKRDPGPSTDGGNQEFVHLFCSLWRTEFHVKDMESMEPVTNIVDTQENQSKLVCSLCKVMHGACVRCSHGACRTSFHPICAREFKLQIEIWGKFGHDNVEMRAFCAKHSAIKSISSIQNDKSVSELDCAQAEPHDGKPVTGNEQQVRFTRSNKDKFVNSTFTTSSCSLNNAQTTEVATIPSTPGSTQETQSADMAVDQPSADVNIMSNSGDVSGMLRKLVDQGKVSLADIESELGLCSESVEAALQPDETTAYSPGLKLKMIKWLQNSERAPSVQVKSFNEGSLAQGTLLRSESKNLTTATLQSGQEEAISSIDHHFPENDSANRGDLVQNGFHDDPGANEISGRHLLNLDGYCCYIHPVIEKRLQGLWSNNMEQTIQKNGYHEELSCSLQDDLGGSSTKLGQLADKAALDQVCKAKSSDTLKHSPDDEIEGEIVYLQSRLLDGVVSMKQRYEDLILKVVQNISCELDSFNKRKWDHIIVNQFLRDLREAKKRGNSERRHKEALAILAATAPSVVPASRNATMRKETENNVASARREIMPRSNAGSSRIGQVSPSPQAKDLSFSNSKVSEETNFGIFDLAKFSKKSSLPCDICMRCDTVLNRIFVCSSCKAAVHLDCYQSLKYPTGPWKCELCLEMSSDFVVSGELSDQNGAKACLVQCGLCHGTSGAFRKTVKGQWVHAFCAEWLLETTFRRGQHNPVDGMERLHHKDKDACSICHRNVGACLKCSTVDCQITFHPSCARDAGLYMNTKRLGNMLQHKAYCCRHSVEQRKAYRQQYGPEEVKSMKQMRVELELLRFLCERIVKREKVKKDLVGCAHDILAARRITAVSSLWTSCYASGPGASSESATTSVNNKSYGGTIQRSDDVTVRSDDITVDSTVTKKHTVRFSLHNRDTDRNTADSSTSTISYKRKLDDGESLAFKSLPGTPATALLESRDVEKKPIDKKRREIYQNELVMATSHQALLKNKSPPERYVYTRRSSMSKRKQCSQHVVEGPGG from the exons ATGAAGACGGAGATCCGGGTCCACCCGCCACCCACCCACATCACGTCACGTGAAAGCGCGGTGGCAACCGTCTTCTCTTCGGCGTGT ACACGTAGAGACGTGAGGGGCCACGTATCAGTCATGCATCGTGCAACACGGCCCGTGACCCGGCGCAAGGAGAAACAGCAGCGGACCAGGTATATCCCCTCCCGAGGAAAGTGCTACGGCCACGCGTACCAGCTCACGGCCATGTGGGTCCGTCCAGTCAGTGACTCCGTGAGCTGG CACTGGAGGTTTTCCGCCGTGGCGCCTCGCCGGAGACCTCCGCTCGCCGCGGCCGCCGACGCGTCGCCCTCGTCATCCCCACGGAAGTCCGGCGAAGatgcgccgccgcccgccgggggcacgccgccggcggcggcggccggcgtcacCCCGTGCGAGCAGGCCAGGAAGGCACTGTGTGTGCGGTCGCCGTTTGACGGGGAGGAGGCTGCTGGGCGGGACGCCTGGCTGCCATCCCGAGTTGCCAGATGGGCGGCGGTGGGCGACGTGCGGAAGAATCATAAGAAGAGCCagccccagcagcagcagcagccggagcCAGCACCTCCCCTGGAGCAGCACCCCAGAGTGCCTGCTGGGTGCAAGGGCTTTTGGGAGCAGTTGGAGCCCTATTTTCGGGAGTTCACAGcggaggatttcgaggaattagTGACGAAGCATCAATTCTGCCCCAGCCAGATTGATCCATATTTTGTGATACCAGTTGTGGGCAGTAGTAAGGAGTTAGGGGAGAATTCAGATCTATCTCATGCTTTTGAAGCAGATGAAAGCCCAGATTTGAGTTCGAATTTGGACAAGCATAACGAGTTGGATAGGAGCAAAGAGGATATTCGGGACAGCTTGGATGATATTGGAGCCAGTGTAGAGCTGGTCACCCAAGATGAGAGTAGTAAAGAGAATTGTGATCAGGACATGCAGGAAGTGATTGTGCAGCAAGAGGAGCAGCCGGTTGAAATCGTGTTAGATCAAAGCAGGACTAATAGTAATGTTTTACCGGGATGCAGAGAGGATCTGTTGCCTTCTTTGAGCTGGCTCTTAGGAGCAAGGCGACGGTTTGTGCTCACTTCAGAGCGCCCAAACAAGAAGAGGAAGCTCTTAGGTGCTGATGCTGGTCTAGAGCAGCTTGTTCTGCTGCCATCCCCTGAAGGTGAGGCTGGTTCGATCTGCGATGTTTGTTGTATGGGAGAAAGTGACATGATGTCTAACAGGATGCTTCATTGCAAGAATTGTGAGATATCTGTGCACCAAAAGTGTTATGGTGTGCGTGTTGTGCCAGATCGTTTCTGGTTTTGTGTTTGGTGTAGCCGGAATATCGGGATGCCACGGAGGTTGACACGCAGCGATGCCTGCAGGACTGTGCCAATGCCCTGTGTGCTCTGTCCAAAGGAGAAAGGTGCTTTGAAACCTTTCAAAAGGGACCCTGGTCCATCCACAGATGGAGGAAACCAAGAATTTGTACATTTATTTTGTAGTCTTTGGAGAACAGAGTTTCATGTCAAGGACATGGAATCAATGGAGCCTGTCACCAATATAGTAGATACCCAAGAGAATCAATCAAAATTGGTGTGCAGCCTTTGCAAGGTCATGCATGGTGCATGTGTCCGCTGCAGCCATG GAGCATGCAGGACTTCCTTCCATCCTATATGTGCAAGAGAGTTCAAGCTTCAGATTGAGATATGGGGGAAGTTTGGTCATGATAAT GTTGAGATGCGAGCATTTTGTGCAAAGCATTCTGCTATCAAAAGCATCAGCTCCATACAGAATGACAAAAGTGTATCTGAACTGGACTGCGCTCAAGCTGAGCCGCATGATGGAAAACCTGTTACTGGGAATGAACAACAAGTGAGATTTACGCGCAGTAACAAGGACAAATTTGTGAACAGCACATTTACTACTAGTTCTTGTAGCCTAAACAATGCTCAGACAACTGAAGTGGCTACCATTCCATCCACTCCTGGAAGCACTCAAGAAACTCAAAGTGCAGATATGGCTGTTGATCAACCCTCTGCAGATGTGAATATTATGAGCAATTCTGGAGATGTTTCTGGAATGCTTCGAAAG CTAGTTGACCAAGGAAAGGTTAGTCTTGCTGACATAGAATCGGAGCTGGGTCTTTGTTCAGAATCagtggaagctgctcttcag CCTGATGAGACAACTGCTTACTCCCCTGGCCTGAAGTTGAAAATGATCAAGTGGCTGCAGAACTCTGAGCGTGCACCTTCTGTTCAAGTGAAGTCATTTAACGAGGGTTCTTTGGCACAAG gtacacttcttAGGAGTGAAAGTAAGAACTTAACCACTGCTACACTTCAGTCAGGACAGGAGGAAGCCATTTCATCGATTGATCATCATTTTCCAGAAAATGACAGTGCTAATAGGGGTGATTTAGTTCAAAATGGCTTTCATGATGATCCTGGTGCAAATGAGATTTCTGGCCGGCATTTACTCAA CTTGGATGGTTACTGCTGTTATATTCATCCTGTCATTGAGAAAAGGTTGCAAGGTTTGTGGAGTAATAACATGGAGCAAACTATACAGAAAAATGGTTATCATG AAGAGTTATCTTGCTCTCTTCAAGAtgaccttggtggttcatcaacaaaaCTTGGGCAATTAGCAGACAAAGCTGCCCTGGATCAAGTCTGTAAAGCAAAATCATCAGATACTCTCAAGCATTCACCTGATGATGAAATAGAAGGGGAAATAGTTTATTTACAATCCAGGCTACTTGATGGTGTTGTTTCTATGAAGCAGAGATATG AAGATTTAATACTCAAGGTTGTCCAGAATATTTCTTGCGAGTTGGATTcttttaataaaagaaaatgGGATCATATCATTGTGAATCAGTTTCTTCGTGATCTGAGGGAAGCTAAGAAGCGTGGAAACTCAGAGAGGAGACACAAGGAAGCTCTAGCTATCCTGGCTGCAACTGCACCTTCTGTTGTACCAGCCTCACGAAATGCAACAATGAGGAAAGAGACAGAAAACAATGTGGCCTCTGCTAGACGAGAG ATTATGCCAAGAAGCAATGCTGGTTCCTCAAGAATTGGCCAAGTATCTCCATCACCACAAGCAAAGGATTTATCATTTTCCAATAGCAAAGTCTCAGAGGAAACTAACTTTGGCATTTTTGATCTGGCAAAATtctccaagaaaagttctctTCCCTGTGATATATGCATGCGATGTGATACTGTATTGAACCGTATTTTTGTCTGCTCCAGCTGCAAG GCTGCTGTCCACTTAGATTGCTACCAGAGCCTTAAGTACCCCACAGGTCCATGGAAGTGCGAACTTTGCCTCGAGATGTCCTCAGATTTTGTTGTCTCTGGTGAGCTATCAGATCAAAATGGCGCGAAAGCTTGTTTGGTGCAGTGTGGTTTATGCCATGGAACATCTGGCGCTTTTAGAAAGACTGTGAAGGGTCAATGGGTTCATGCTTTCTGTGCTGAG TGGCTGTTGGAGACTACATTCAGAAGAGGGCAACATAATCCAGTCGATGGAATG GAGAGGCTTCATCACAAGGATAAAGATGCATGCTCTATATGCCACCGCAATGTCGGTGCATGCTTGAAG TGTAGTACAGTAGACTGTCAAATTACTTTCCATCCTTCATGTGCTAGAGATGCTGGTCTTTACATGAATACAAAAAGATTGGGTAATATGTTACAACATAAAGCATACTGTTGTAGACACAGTGTTGAGCAGAGAAAG GCCTATCGTCAACAATATGGACCTGAGGAAGTCAAGAGTATGAAACAAATGAGG GTTGAATTGGAACTGTTACGCTTCCTTTGTGAGAGGATTGTTAAGAGAGAGAAAGTGAAG AAAGATTTAGTTGGATGTGCACATGACATACTTGCTGCAAGGAGGATAACTGCTGTCTCTTCTTTGTGGACTTCTTGTTATGCTTCTGGACCTGGAGCAAGTTCAGAATCTGCCACTACTTCTGTTAATAACAAATCATATGGTGGAACGATTCAAAGGTCCGATGATGTCACAGTGAGATCAGACGATATCACAGTGGACAGTACAGTTACCAAAAAACATACTGTCAGGTTTTCTCTGCATAACAGGGACACTGATAGGAACACAGCTGACAGTTCCACATCAACAATATCATACAAACGGAAGTTGGATGATGGGGAATCACTTGCATTCAAGAGTCTTCCCGGAACACCAGCTACTGCCTTACTGGAGTCACGGGATGTAGAAAAGAAGCCAATAGATAAAAAG CGTAGGGAAATATATCAAAATGAGCTTGTCATGGCTACTTCTCACCAAGCTTTGTTGAAGAACAAGAGCCCTCCAGAGAGATATGTTTACACTCGCCGTAGCTCCATGTCTAAAAGGAAGCAATGTAGTCAGCATGTAGTTGAAGGACCTGGTGGATGA